Proteins encoded by one window of Acuticoccus sp. MNP-M23:
- a CDS encoding glycosyltransferase family 61 protein → MAEVIDCAADSRRLRKLHGLKMADLRTSVTTLIEDGENPLLRHPLGAAFEGTEINCVSFGYKRQAPLSLCRYDDVSLVGNGQMFTLFRGNEIDQESTALFLGFPDLTPEGITHIETGAYCDDRFRPGNPCHFMVDRLPRVTFYTALAGLAQKDCVMFGEMPPYAAYVQRHCAPDVTILAENRHYHFRTLYLFNTCANPQGHPFFYMNQMARDAVIPAVTTDLPAGPKGRRIYMSRFATERRRLLNERALADRLAARGFEILEMSALAPEAQLAAVREAECIVAPHGAALASVVAATPGTKVVELFNPLKGTAVYGGMAGAVGAPYTPVFGTPVADAKKPFSWTVDIDAVLAAIDGPATLG, encoded by the coding sequence GTGGCCGAGGTCATCGACTGTGCTGCCGACTCCAGGCGCCTGCGCAAGCTGCACGGCCTCAAGATGGCGGACCTGCGCACCTCCGTGACCACCCTGATTGAAGACGGGGAGAACCCGCTGCTGCGCCATCCGCTGGGCGCAGCGTTCGAGGGGACCGAGATCAACTGCGTCTCGTTCGGCTACAAGCGGCAGGCGCCGCTGTCGCTCTGCCGCTACGACGACGTCTCGCTGGTGGGCAACGGCCAGATGTTCACCCTTTTCCGCGGCAACGAGATCGACCAGGAGAGCACTGCGCTCTTCCTCGGCTTTCCCGATCTCACGCCCGAAGGCATCACCCACATTGAAACCGGCGCCTATTGCGACGACCGGTTCCGGCCGGGCAACCCCTGCCATTTCATGGTCGACAGGCTGCCCCGCGTCACCTTCTACACAGCGCTTGCCGGCCTGGCGCAGAAGGACTGCGTGATGTTCGGCGAAATGCCGCCCTACGCTGCCTATGTCCAGCGTCACTGCGCGCCGGACGTGACGATCCTTGCCGAAAACAGGCACTACCACTTCAGGACGCTGTATCTCTTCAACACCTGCGCCAACCCGCAGGGGCATCCGTTCTTCTACATGAACCAGATGGCGCGCGATGCCGTCATTCCCGCGGTCACGACGGATCTGCCTGCCGGGCCGAAGGGGCGGCGGATCTACATGTCGCGCTTTGCCACCGAACGGCGGCGGCTTCTCAACGAGCGGGCGCTGGCGGACCGGCTGGCGGCGCGCGGCTTCGAGATTCTGGAAATGTCGGCGCTTGCGCCGGAGGCGCAGCTTGCAGCCGTGCGCGAGGCGGAGTGCATTGTTGCGCCGCACGGTGCGGCGCTGGCCAGCGTGGTGGCGGCAACGCCGGGCACCAAGGTTGTGGAGCTGTTCAACCCGCTGAAGGGGACTGCCGTTTACGGCGGGATGGCGGGTGCCGTCGGCGCACCCTACACGCCGGTGTTCGGCACACCGGTGGCAGACGCCAAGAAACCGTTCTCATGGACAGTGGACATCGACGCGGTGCTGGCGGCCATCGACGGCCCGGCGACCCTTGGCTGA
- a CDS encoding 2OG-Fe(II) oxygenase family protein has product MFSIERVDFRDPNAPEQFTRSLRETGFAVLEGHPISPERIEAAYAAWGGFFNSEAKADFRGADGSPEGFFPFRSENAKGAKAKDLKEFFQVYPATKLPEDVADVTRGLYADLVLMGVTMLQWIQDCAPDDVRNALAEPLPQMLEQSEQSMLRILHYPAQDDVVVEEGAERAAAHEDINLITLLVAGSAPGLQAQDTGGNWHDVPCDPGMIAVNTGDMLQLATGGAFPSTTHRVVNPESGGGARFSMPMFVHPRPDVALSPEKTAGAYLAERLREIGLAS; this is encoded by the coding sequence ATGTTTTCCATCGAACGGGTCGATTTTCGCGATCCGAACGCGCCCGAGCAGTTCACCCGCTCGCTGCGCGAGACCGGTTTTGCCGTGTTGGAGGGCCACCCGATTTCGCCCGAGCGGATCGAGGCTGCGTATGCGGCGTGGGGCGGCTTCTTCAATTCGGAGGCCAAGGCGGACTTTCGCGGCGCGGACGGATCACCCGAGGGTTTTTTCCCGTTCCGCTCCGAAAACGCCAAGGGCGCGAAGGCCAAGGACCTCAAGGAGTTCTTTCAGGTCTACCCGGCCACAAAGCTGCCGGAGGACGTGGCGGACGTCACCCGCGGCCTTTACGCCGATCTGGTGCTGATGGGTGTGACCATGCTGCAGTGGATCCAGGATTGTGCGCCGGATGATGTGCGCAACGCGCTGGCCGAACCGCTGCCGCAGATGCTGGAACAGAGCGAGCAGTCCATGCTGCGCATCCTGCATTACCCGGCGCAGGATGATGTTGTGGTGGAGGAGGGCGCCGAGCGTGCCGCCGCCCACGAGGACATCAACCTCATCACCCTGCTTGTGGCTGGTTCGGCGCCCGGCCTTCAGGCGCAGGATACCGGCGGCAACTGGCACGATGTGCCGTGCGACCCCGGCATGATTGCGGTCAACACCGGTGACATGCTGCAGCTTGCGACCGGCGGGGCGTTCCCGTCCACCACCCACCGCGTCGTCAATCCCGAGAGCGGGGGCGGTGCGCGCTTTTCCATGCCCATGTTCGTCCACCCGCGGCCGGACGTGGCGCTCTCGCCTGAAAAGACCGCTGGCGCCTATCTTGCCGAGCGGTTGCGCGAAATCGGCCTCGCAAGCTGA
- a CDS encoding sulfotransferase codes for MANVKVFQIGFNKCGTRSMFQLFRRNGLAAMHWDKGEVGHALRYNVVTGHRPLEGHEDFVFYSDMMGPRGQPIFEGHLQYKALYAAYPDALFILNTRNIDNWVKSRMRHPDFVLRFNRSYGLEGNEAVEKLWREMWDAHHKEVRAFFADKPGQLLDFDIETQGPEVIADFVKEHYTLDPRHYDHIGKAPDKEDTAAA; via the coding sequence TTGGCCAACGTTAAAGTCTTTCAGATCGGCTTCAACAAATGCGGGACGCGCTCGATGTTCCAGCTGTTCCGCCGCAACGGTCTGGCCGCGATGCATTGGGACAAGGGCGAGGTGGGCCACGCCCTGCGCTACAATGTCGTGACCGGCCACCGCCCGCTCGAAGGCCACGAAGACTTCGTGTTCTACTCCGACATGATGGGCCCGCGCGGCCAGCCGATCTTCGAGGGTCATCTCCAGTATAAGGCGCTCTATGCGGCCTACCCGGATGCGTTGTTCATTCTCAACACGCGCAATATCGACAACTGGGTGAAGAGCCGGATGCGCCATCCTGACTTCGTGCTGCGCTTCAACCGCAGCTATGGCCTTGAGGGCAACGAAGCCGTCGAGAAGCTGTGGCGCGAGATGTGGGACGCCCACCACAAGGAGGTTCGCGCCTTCTTCGCCGACAAGCCCGGCCAGCTTCTGGATTTCGACATCGAGACGCAGGGCCCCGAAGTGATCGCCGACTTCGTGAAAGAGCACTACACTCTCGACCCGCGCCACTACGACCACATCGGCAAGGCGCCGGACAAGGAAGACACCGCCGCGGCCTGA
- a CDS encoding PKD domain-containing protein, which translates to MPDGITPVGGIVLDLIGTSGVRVISQIAASDLYVGYFGANPGLIGIQSGFTAAAINALGGGIAEASVRFTIDDGDTAPGNFDDNDNTLLINNIAFGNFSDVRTVVTDGAGNVLGAEGTGFPNGQLATGFFHLTEPSALSALFESLFEGAVTFALSDTDPGDNFFDFTQGIDGELVDVGQGPNVSPVIERILLPETIEEGSRYAVRVDATDPDETTGGLTYRFDIDGDGVFDAENTTGIARFTAFDDLDGSVLVEVADARGGLTRQSIALPIENVAPSVVLDPVTTVASGGTAVLSGTITDPGLLDSFTVEVDWGDGTTTPYEIPASAVGAQEFSFTHRYAGGKESKSYPVSVTVRDDDGGTAEATTSVLVQVETPTIVLAPLETTREGEAALLSGTVTGLNGVERFVVEVDWGDGTVERIPVFARDKGVFSATHVFAADDPTQTALDRYPVTAQIISPGVRVSDGETAAVRNVAPVLRLDDLAPVVVGGVLTLSGELVDPGLGDSFTIGVSWGDETSSSLALDASAAGRQRFELEHRFETTTPTGNVPILITVRDDDGAVRSYTRTASVEADPPQIALSKPSAVQENGVVTLSGTITTVTDPGPFAVTVVWGDGVSETLLFDPAEQETDTFSLSHRYLDDKASGADRYAITVSAEGSHGAGSTATTSVAVANIAPTLRLAPVEDIGPDGIATLTGTVIDPGRNDTFTVRIDWGEVGSATRFETVTLGPSATGRQTFERRHAYDDATGADRYNVVATVVDDDGGQMRATRTVETSNTAPTLTLDAVGARYEGGVAILRGTIADPDNTGPIVLAVNWGDGEANSVQTVNIDVGPEGPRQFTLTHRYLDDPLRQPGDLFAITASVRDREGDTDAETTNVRIVNTAPTLIAPLGSNIAPGDTVAAAALVAINGQFRDFGVRDAHTVEIDWGDGQTVWSDTMPGRSTQVVDNGGSGQFAAGHRYAAGGFYTVTVAVHDDDGGQSLNRKRIAVEGVGLGTDGALDVIAGDEAAVINIFGDSAVRGRLIGERPSLQDTAASPFLTVTTDIPRAFSQSVASSAVETVNFFGSALADTVNLAPSAKVAATIHGNGGGDRLFGSVRGDHIMGDGGGDLILGREGLDTITGGTGNDSLYGDFDAIKFGAYADLVRGGDGNDTVLGGGGNDTLTGDAGNDFLAGGAESDLVMGGAGADVIFGDGDTLAPASVQPVSPIASTGSGPSSSNGSGADPLPRAATSVVDGSDWLVGGDGNDSLYGQNGFDSLNGGNGNDVLDGGNGNDVLRLGAGADRIVFRAGDDADTVFDFGPGDRIDLRDLGRSYIDNVRDVLARTFADGEDTVIDLGFGDSLRLLDTARGEINADDFLV; encoded by the coding sequence TTGCCGGACGGCATCACGCCGGTGGGCGGCATTGTGCTCGACCTTATCGGCACAAGCGGCGTGCGCGTCATCAGCCAGATTGCGGCGAGCGATCTGTATGTCGGCTATTTCGGCGCAAACCCCGGCCTGATCGGCATCCAGTCCGGGTTCACTGCGGCGGCCATCAACGCGCTCGGCGGCGGCATCGCGGAAGCATCGGTGCGCTTCACCATCGATGATGGCGACACCGCCCCCGGCAATTTCGATGACAATGACAACACGCTGCTGATCAACAACATCGCGTTCGGCAACTTCAGCGATGTGCGAACGGTCGTGACCGACGGTGCGGGCAACGTCCTGGGCGCGGAAGGAACCGGCTTTCCGAACGGACAGCTGGCCACAGGCTTTTTCCATCTGACCGAGCCGAGCGCGCTGTCTGCCCTGTTCGAGAGCCTCTTCGAAGGTGCGGTGACGTTTGCCCTGTCCGACACCGACCCCGGGGACAATTTCTTCGACTTCACCCAGGGGATCGACGGCGAGCTGGTTGACGTGGGGCAGGGGCCCAACGTGTCGCCGGTGATCGAGCGCATTTTGTTGCCCGAAACGATCGAGGAAGGCAGCCGCTACGCCGTCCGTGTCGATGCGACAGACCCCGATGAGACGACTGGCGGTCTCACCTACCGTTTCGACATTGATGGCGACGGCGTGTTCGACGCCGAAAACACCACAGGCATTGCCCGTTTTACCGCGTTTGACGATCTGGACGGGTCGGTGCTGGTGGAGGTTGCCGATGCGCGCGGCGGGCTGACGCGCCAAAGCATTGCGCTCCCCATCGAGAATGTCGCGCCATCCGTGGTGCTGGACCCGGTGACGACCGTCGCTTCCGGCGGCACTGCCGTCCTGTCCGGCACGATCACCGATCCGGGGCTTCTCGACAGCTTCACCGTCGAGGTCGACTGGGGCGACGGAACGACCACACCCTACGAGATTCCGGCCAGTGCCGTCGGCGCGCAGGAATTTTCGTTCACCCACCGTTACGCCGGCGGCAAGGAAAGCAAGTCCTATCCCGTTTCGGTGACCGTGCGCGATGACGATGGCGGAACGGCGGAGGCCACCACGTCAGTCCTCGTCCAGGTCGAGACGCCGACCATTGTGCTCGCCCCGCTGGAGACCACGCGGGAGGGGGAGGCGGCGCTGTTGTCCGGCACGGTGACCGGGTTGAACGGCGTCGAGCGTTTTGTGGTGGAGGTGGACTGGGGCGACGGCACGGTCGAGCGCATTCCCGTTTTTGCCAGGGACAAGGGCGTTTTCAGCGCCACCCACGTCTTTGCTGCGGACGATCCCACACAAACCGCGCTCGACCGGTACCCGGTGACCGCGCAGATCATCAGCCCCGGCGTGCGCGTGAGCGACGGCGAGACGGCTGCGGTGCGCAACGTCGCGCCTGTGCTGCGGCTGGATGACCTTGCCCCGGTGGTGGTCGGCGGCGTGCTCACCTTGTCCGGCGAATTGGTCGACCCCGGCTTGGGTGACAGCTTTACGATCGGCGTTAGCTGGGGCGACGAGACGAGCAGTTCGCTTGCCCTCGACGCGTCGGCAGCGGGGCGGCAGCGTTTCGAACTCGAACACCGGTTCGAGACCACCACGCCAACCGGGAATGTCCCGATCCTCATCACCGTGCGCGATGACGACGGCGCAGTGCGGTCCTACACGCGCACGGCCTCGGTGGAGGCTGACCCGCCGCAGATCGCCCTGTCCAAACCGTCGGCCGTGCAGGAAAACGGCGTCGTCACCCTGAGCGGGACGATCACCACGGTGACCGACCCCGGCCCGTTCGCCGTGACCGTGGTTTGGGGCGACGGCGTCAGCGAGACGCTGCTGTTCGATCCGGCCGAGCAGGAGACCGACACCTTTTCGCTGTCGCACCGCTATCTGGACGACAAGGCTTCCGGCGCCGACCGCTATGCCATCACGGTGAGCGCCGAAGGGAGCCACGGGGCAGGCTCCACGGCCACCACGTCGGTCGCCGTTGCCAACATTGCGCCGACATTGCGGCTTGCGCCCGTGGAGGATATCGGCCCCGACGGTATCGCCACCCTCACGGGCACGGTGATCGATCCTGGCCGTAACGACACGTTCACCGTGCGGATCGACTGGGGGGAGGTGGGCAGCGCCACCCGGTTCGAGACGGTGACGCTGGGGCCGAGCGCCACCGGCCGGCAGACCTTCGAACGCCGCCATGCGTACGACGACGCCACAGGTGCGGACCGCTACAACGTGGTGGCGACCGTGGTGGACGACGATGGCGGGCAGATGCGGGCAACGCGCACCGTCGAGACCAGCAACACCGCACCGACGCTGACGCTGGACGCTGTGGGCGCACGGTACGAAGGCGGTGTCGCCATCCTGCGCGGCACCATCGCAGACCCCGACAACACCGGCCCGATCGTCCTTGCCGTCAACTGGGGCGACGGCGAGGCCAACAGCGTGCAGACCGTCAACATCGACGTCGGCCCGGAGGGGCCGCGGCAGTTCACGCTCACCCACCGCTATCTGGACGATCCCCTCAGGCAGCCCGGTGATCTGTTTGCCATCACGGCGAGCGTTCGCGACAGGGAAGGGGACACGGACGCCGAAACCACCAATGTGCGCATCGTCAACACGGCGCCCACCCTCATCGCGCCGCTCGGCAGCAATATTGCGCCGGGCGATACGGTGGCGGCCGCAGCGCTGGTTGCCATCAATGGCCAGTTTCGCGACTTTGGGGTGCGCGATGCCCACACCGTCGAGATCGACTGGGGTGACGGGCAGACCGTCTGGTCCGATACCATGCCGGGGCGCTCCACCCAGGTGGTGGACAATGGCGGCAGCGGGCAATTTGCCGCCGGCCACCGCTACGCTGCGGGCGGGTTCTACACCGTCACGGTTGCCGTTCACGACGATGATGGCGGCCAGTCTCTCAACCGGAAGCGCATTGCCGTGGAAGGGGTGGGGCTCGGCACGGACGGCGCACTCGATGTGATTGCCGGCGATGAAGCGGCCGTGATCAACATCTTCGGCGACAGCGCGGTGCGGGGACGCCTGATCGGCGAGCGCCCCTCGCTGCAGGACACCGCCGCCTCGCCCTTCCTGACCGTGACCACCGACATTCCGCGCGCATTCAGCCAGTCGGTCGCCTCGAGCGCGGTAGAGACTGTGAATTTCTTCGGCTCAGCGCTGGCGGACACCGTCAATCTTGCGCCCAGCGCAAAGGTTGCGGCCACCATCCATGGCAATGGCGGCGGAGACAGGCTGTTTGGCAGCGTGCGCGGCGATCATATCATGGGCGACGGCGGGGGCGATCTGATCCTCGGCCGGGAGGGGCTTGATACAATCACCGGCGGCACCGGCAACGACAGCCTTTATGGCGACTTCGACGCCATCAAGTTCGGCGCCTATGCGGATCTGGTGCGCGGCGGCGATGGCAACGACACGGTGCTTGGCGGCGGTGGCAACGACACGCTGACGGGGGACGCGGGCAACGATTTTCTTGCCGGCGGCGCGGAAAGCGACCTTGTGATGGGCGGCGCCGGCGCGGACGTTATCTTCGGTGACGGCGACACCTTGGCCCCGGCCTCGGTGCAGCCGGTGTCACCCATTGCCAGCACCGGGTCAGGCCCTTCCAGCAGCAACGGGAGCGGCGCGGATCCGCTGCCGCGGGCGGCCACCAGCGTGGTGGACGGGTCAGACTGGCTGGTGGGCGGCGATGGCAACGACAGCCTCTACGGCCAGAACGGCTTCGATTCCCTCAATGGCGGCAACGGCAACGACGTTCTGGACGGCGGCAACGGCAACGATGTCCTGCGCCTCGGCGCGGGGGCCGACCGGATCGTCTTCCGCGCTGGCGACGATGCCGACACGGTGTTCGACTTTGGCCCCGGCGACCGGATCGACCTGCGCGATCTTGGCCGCAGCTACATCGACAACGTGCGCGATGTGCTGGCGCGCACGTTCGCCGATGGCGAGGACACGGTGATCGACCTTGGTTTCGGCGACAGCCTGCGGCTGCTGGATACCGCGCGCGGCGAAATTAACGCGGACGATTTTTTGGTCTGA
- a CDS encoding TAXI family TRAP transporter solute-binding subunit, with amino-acid sequence MRTLTPRTLVVLVLGILVVAVPVAYFAGLTRFEAKPLRISSGTDGGTYRAFANAMDTTFTAENVTDLVILPSAGANENAARLNAGEADFGLIQSDTAVQPDTLVVARLFPEAFHLVGREGSGIESVSDLRGKRVGLMPQGSGSNALFAHLLRHYEVPFDALTIAYGTLAEHADAIAIGEIDAFFMVIALGNDTIEDIIERTPTQLVPIEQAEAIALFDPALSAAIVPTGTYSGDRPVPARPIPVVTVQSLLAARGALDDGTVEAVTRALFENRQRMVRQIPQAAFIAAPSDDDRLAFGIHPGAELYYSQDDPLFIVEYAEPMALAVTALALLISGLWQARIWLAGARKNRADHYNLAIVDIIGRAELASTDGEFGRIRRELFDIFEKVIVDLDNDRIEERSLVSFSFAWQVAASTLNHRQLVVASGEQGGQAPAVADPFGDRDTAIRPKNRPR; translated from the coding sequence ATGCGTACGCTCACACCCCGGACTCTGGTCGTCCTCGTCCTCGGCATTCTCGTTGTGGCGGTGCCTGTGGCGTATTTCGCAGGACTGACCCGATTCGAGGCAAAACCGCTGCGAATCTCGTCCGGAACCGACGGTGGCACCTACCGCGCGTTCGCCAACGCGATGGACACCACCTTCACGGCCGAGAACGTCACCGATCTCGTCATCCTCCCGTCAGCCGGCGCCAACGAGAACGCAGCGCGCCTCAACGCCGGCGAGGCCGATTTCGGGCTCATCCAGTCCGATACCGCGGTGCAGCCCGACACGCTGGTGGTGGCCCGCCTGTTTCCGGAAGCCTTCCACCTTGTGGGCCGGGAAGGGTCTGGCATCGAATCGGTGTCGGATCTGCGGGGCAAGCGCGTGGGGCTGATGCCCCAGGGGTCGGGCTCCAACGCGCTCTTTGCCCACCTCCTGCGCCACTACGAAGTGCCGTTCGACGCGCTTACCATCGCCTACGGCACCCTTGCCGAACACGCCGATGCCATCGCCATTGGCGAGATCGACGCATTCTTCATGGTGATTGCCCTTGGCAACGACACCATCGAGGACATCATCGAGCGCACGCCGACCCAGCTCGTCCCCATCGAACAGGCGGAGGCCATTGCCCTGTTCGACCCGGCGCTGTCGGCGGCAATCGTCCCCACCGGCACCTATTCGGGCGACAGGCCGGTCCCCGCCCGCCCGATCCCCGTGGTGACGGTGCAGAGCCTCCTTGCCGCCCGCGGCGCGCTCGACGACGGGACGGTGGAAGCCGTCACCCGCGCCCTGTTCGAGAACCGCCAGCGGATGGTCCGCCAGATCCCGCAGGCGGCCTTCATTGCCGCCCCCAGCGACGATGACCGCCTGGCCTTCGGCATCCACCCCGGCGCGGAACTCTATTACAGTCAGGACGACCCGCTCTTCATCGTGGAATATGCCGAGCCGATGGCGCTGGCTGTCACCGCGCTCGCGCTCCTGATCTCGGGATTGTGGCAGGCGCGGATCTGGCTGGCGGGCGCGCGAAAGAACCGGGCCGACCACTACAATCTTGCCATCGTCGACATTATCGGCCGCGCAGAGCTTGCCTCCACGGACGGCGAGTTCGGCCGCATCCGCCGCGAGCTGTTCGACATTTTCGAGAAGGTCATCGTCGACCTCGACAACGACCGGATTGAAGAGCGCTCGCTGGTGTCGTTCTCCTTTGCCTGGCAGGTGGCAGCGTCCACGCTCAATCACCGCCAGCTGGTGGTGGCAAGCGGAGAGCAGGGCGGACAGGCGCCGGCGGTCGCCGACCCGTTCGGCGACCGGGACACCGCAATCAGACCAAAAAATCGTCCGCGTTAA
- a CDS encoding BMP family ABC transporter substrate-binding protein, with protein sequence MLKSLMVGVGMAAMATGAIAQDDFKPAVVFDLGGKFDKSFNEGVWNGVKRFMDETGVEVMEFEVTNEAQREQAITRMAQRGASVVLGVGFSQADAIDKVAQEYPDTEFAIIDVSWLDRPNLRQYAFKEHEGSYLVGVAAALASETGTVGFVGGMDIPLIQKFLCGYKQGVMATNADATVLANMTGTTPSAWNDPTKGAELTRSQIDRGADVVYHAAGGTGLGVIRAAADQGKLAIGVDSDQYSVAPGSVLTSMLKRVDNAAYDTFMDAMNDEFTAGVQILGIKEEGVDYVADADNENLLTAEMREEVDAAKAAIVAGEIDVHNYDDDKACPI encoded by the coding sequence ATGTTGAAGTCTTTGATGGTCGGCGTCGGCATGGCGGCTATGGCGACGGGTGCCATCGCGCAGGATGACTTCAAGCCCGCCGTCGTGTTCGACCTCGGCGGCAAATTTGACAAGTCCTTCAATGAAGGCGTGTGGAATGGCGTGAAGCGGTTCATGGACGAAACCGGCGTCGAGGTGATGGAGTTCGAGGTCACCAACGAGGCGCAGCGCGAGCAGGCCATCACCCGCATGGCGCAGCGCGGTGCCTCCGTGGTGCTGGGCGTCGGCTTCAGCCAGGCGGACGCCATCGACAAGGTGGCGCAGGAATATCCCGACACCGAGTTTGCCATCATCGACGTGTCGTGGCTCGACCGGCCGAACCTGCGCCAGTACGCGTTCAAGGAGCATGAGGGCAGCTACCTTGTGGGCGTTGCCGCCGCCCTCGCCAGCGAAACCGGCACCGTCGGCTTTGTGGGCGGCATGGACATTCCGCTGATCCAGAAATTCCTGTGCGGCTACAAGCAGGGCGTGATGGCCACCAATGCCGACGCGACCGTGCTTGCCAACATGACCGGCACCACCCCGTCTGCCTGGAACGATCCCACCAAGGGCGCTGAGCTTACTCGCAGCCAGATCGACCGCGGCGCCGATGTTGTCTACCACGCGGCCGGCGGCACCGGCCTTGGCGTGATCCGCGCAGCGGCCGACCAGGGCAAGCTCGCAATTGGCGTGGACAGCGACCAGTATTCGGTGGCGCCGGGCTCGGTGCTCACCTCAATGCTGAAGCGCGTGGACAATGCCGCCTACGACACCTTCATGGACGCGATGAATGACGAGTTCACCGCCGGCGTGCAGATCCTCGGCATCAAGGAAGAGGGTGTCGACTACGTGGCCGATGCCGACAACGAAAACCTCCTGACCGCCGAGATGCGCGAAGAGGTGGACGCGGCCAAGGCCGCAATCGTCGCCGGCGAGATCGACGTGCACAATTACGACGACGACAAGGCCTGCCCGATCTGA